The Fusobacterium periodonticum 1_1_41FAA genome includes a window with the following:
- a CDS encoding NAD(P)/FAD-dependent oxidoreductase has protein sequence MNMKYDLVVVGGGPAGLAAAVEAKKNGIDSILVIERAKELGGILQQCIHNGFGLHEFKEELTGPEYAQRFMDQLFELNIEYKLDTMVLEVSENKIVQAINSVDGYMIIEAKSIVLTMGCRERTRGAIAIPGDRPAGVFTAGAAQRYINMEGYMVGKRVVILGSGDIGLIMARRLTLEGAKVLAVAELMPFSGGLMRNIVQCLEDYDIPLYLSHTVVDIIGKDRVEKVIIAKVDENKKAIPGTEIEYECDTLLLSVGLIPENDISRATGIKIDPRTSGPVVNELMETSIEGIFASGNVVHVHDLVDFVSIESRKAGKSAAKYIKGEVANGEYIEVETGNGIGYTVPQKFRIENIEKNLELSMRVRQIYKNVKIVVKSNDFVIHSVKKTHMAPGEMEKITLSKTVLGKIDAKKIVVEVVEEDK, from the coding sequence ATGAATATGAAATATGATTTAGTTGTTGTTGGTGGAGGTCCAGCGGGACTTGCAGCAGCAGTAGAAGCTAAAAAAAATGGAATAGACAGCATACTTGTGATTGAAAGAGCAAAAGAACTTGGTGGAATTTTACAACAATGTATACACAATGGTTTTGGACTTCATGAATTCAAAGAAGAATTGACAGGACCTGAGTATGCTCAAAGATTTATGGATCAATTATTTGAATTAAACATTGAATACAAACTAGATACTATGGTTTTAGAAGTTTCTGAAAACAAAATAGTTCAAGCTATAAACTCTGTTGATGGATACATGATAATTGAAGCTAAATCTATAGTTTTAACTATGGGTTGTAGAGAAAGAACAAGAGGAGCAATAGCTATACCAGGAGATAGACCTGCAGGAGTATTTACAGCAGGAGCTGCTCAAAGATATATCAATATGGAAGGATATATGGTTGGTAAAAGAGTTGTTATCTTAGGTTCAGGAGATATTGGACTTATTATGGCAAGAAGACTTACTCTTGAAGGAGCAAAAGTTTTAGCTGTTGCTGAACTTATGCCATTCTCTGGTGGACTTATGAGAAACATTGTTCAATGTCTTGAAGACTATGACATACCTCTATACTTAAGTCATACAGTTGTAGATATCATTGGTAAAGATAGAGTTGAAAAAGTTATCATAGCTAAGGTTGATGAAAACAAAAAAGCTATCCCAGGAACTGAAATAGAATATGAATGTGATACTTTACTTCTATCAGTTGGACTTATCCCTGAAAACGATATCTCAAGAGCAACAGGAATAAAAATTGATCCTAGAACTAGTGGACCAGTAGTAAATGAACTTATGGAAACAAGTATAGAAGGAATATTCGCTTCAGGAAACGTTGTTCATGTGCATGACCTTGTTGACTTCGTAAGTATTGAGTCAAGAAAAGCAGGAAAATCAGCAGCTAAATATATAAAAGGTGAAGTTGCAAATGGAGAATATATCGAAGTTGAAACTGGAAATGGGATAGGATACACTGTTCCTCAAAAATTTAGAATTGAAAATATAGAAAAGAATTTAGAACTTTCTATGAGAGTTAGACAAATATATAAAAATGTTAAGATAGTGGTTAAGTCAAATGATTTTGTAATACATTCAGTTAAAAAAACTCATATGGCTCCAGGAGAAATGGAAAAAATTACTCTATCTAAAACTGTATTAGGAAAAATAGATGCTAAGAAAATTGTTGTAGAAGTTGTTGAGGAGGATAAATAA
- the dhaM gene encoding dihydroxyacetone kinase phosphoryl donor subunit DhaM, whose amino-acid sequence MLGFVVVSHSKDLAEAVIHLANEMKRYDFPLINGSGTEGDFLGSNPLTIKEAIMNAKTDKGTLVFVDIGSSVLNTQVAIDFLADEGVDVENIKIADAPLVEGLIAGVAINDEKADIESILNELKELKTFSKLTY is encoded by the coding sequence ATGTTAGGTTTTGTGGTTGTATCACATAGTAAAGATTTAGCAGAAGCTGTTATTCATCTTGCTAATGAAATGAAAAGATATGATTTCCCACTAATAAATGGAAGTGGAACAGAGGGAGATTTTTTAGGAAGTAATCCACTTACAATTAAAGAAGCTATTATGAACGCTAAAACAGATAAGGGAACTTTAGTTTTTGTTGATATTGGAAGTTCTGTGTTAAATACTCAAGTTGCAATAGACTTTTTAGCTGATGAGGGAGTGGATGTAGAAAATATAAAAATAGCAGATGCTCCATTGGTTGAAGGACTTATTGCAGGAGTTGCAATAAATGATGAAAAAGCAGATATAGAAAGTATTTTAAATGAATTAAAAGAATTAAAAACTTTTTCTAAATTAACTTATTAA
- a CDS encoding DUF1667 domain-containing protein yields the protein MEKEMICIVCPVGCHISVNTENYEVKGNACPRGAVYGKEELTAPKRVVTSTVKIKNALDHRCPVKTETAIPKELNFKLMEELKKVELTAPVKRGDIVLENIFNTGVNVVVTKDM from the coding sequence ATGGAAAAGGAAATGATATGTATAGTTTGTCCTGTTGGTTGTCATATAAGTGTTAATACAGAAAATTATGAAGTTAAAGGAAATGCTTGTCCAAGAGGTGCAGTCTATGGAAAAGAAGAATTAACAGCTCCAAAAAGAGTTGTAACTTCAACTGTAAAAATAAAAAATGCTTTGGACCATAGATGTCCTGTAAAAACTGAAACAGCTATACCTAAAGAATTAAATTTCAAATTAATGGAAGAATTAAAAAAAGTTGAATTAACAGCTCCTGTTAAAAGAGGAGATATAGTTCTAGAAAACATATTCAATACAGGTGTCAATGTTGTTGTAACTAAAGATATGTAA
- a CDS encoding NAD(P)/FAD-dependent oxidoreductase — MFDVVVIGAGIMGAAVSRELSRYELKTLLLDKENDVSCGTTKANSAIVHAGYDAKEGSLMAKYNVLGNAMYRKLCEEVDAPFRKVGSYVLAFSEKEKEHLEMLYQRGLNNGVPEMEIIDAAEIQRREPHVSKEAVAALYAGTAGITGPWELTIKLVENAMENGVELKLNAEVANIKKENDVFKIELKNGEIIEAKAIVNAAGVYADFINNMLSNKKFNITPRIGEYYLLDKVQGYLTDSVIFQCPTEMGKGILVSKTAHGNIIVGPTASDVDNKDDVGNTQAGLDTVRQFATKSIKDVNFRDNIRNFAGLRAEADTGDFILGEAEDVKGLFNIAGTKSPGLTSAPAMAIDLAKMIVESFGGVKEKANFIQNKRMIHFITLSPEEKAEVIKKDPRYGRIICRCENITEGEIVDAIHRKCGGTTLNGIKRRVRPGAGRCQGGFCGPRVQEILARELGEDLEEIVMEQKNSYILTGKTK, encoded by the coding sequence ATGTTTGATGTAGTTGTTATTGGTGCTGGAATAATGGGAGCAGCAGTTTCAAGAGAATTGTCTAGATACGAGTTGAAAACTTTATTACTAGATAAAGAAAATGATGTTTCTTGTGGTACAACAAAAGCAAATTCTGCCATAGTGCATGCAGGATATGATGCAAAAGAAGGAAGCCTTATGGCAAAATACAATGTATTAGGTAATGCAATGTATAGAAAATTATGTGAGGAAGTAGATGCTCCATTCAGAAAAGTAGGATCTTATGTTTTAGCCTTTTCTGAAAAAGAAAAAGAACACTTAGAAATGCTATATCAAAGAGGGCTTAATAATGGTGTTCCTGAAATGGAAATCATAGATGCAGCTGAAATTCAAAGAAGAGAACCTCATGTTAGTAAAGAAGCAGTTGCTGCTCTATATGCTGGTACAGCTGGTATAACTGGTCCTTGGGAATTAACAATAAAATTAGTAGAAAATGCTATGGAAAATGGTGTTGAACTAAAATTAAATGCAGAAGTTGCAAATATCAAAAAAGAAAATGATGTATTTAAAATAGAGTTAAAAAATGGAGAAATTATTGAAGCTAAAGCTATTGTAAATGCAGCTGGTGTCTATGCTGACTTTATAAACAATATGCTTTCTAACAAAAAATTTAATATAACTCCAAGAATTGGTGAATATTATTTATTAGATAAGGTACAAGGATATTTAACTGACAGTGTTATTTTCCAATGTCCTACTGAAATGGGAAAAGGTATTCTAGTTTCAAAGACTGCTCATGGAAATATAATAGTTGGACCTACTGCATCTGATGTTGACAATAAAGATGATGTTGGAAATACTCAAGCAGGACTTGATACAGTTAGACAATTTGCTACTAAGAGTATAAAAGATGTAAATTTCAGAGATAATATCAGAAACTTTGCAGGACTTAGAGCTGAAGCTGACACAGGAGACTTTATACTTGGTGAAGCTGAAGATGTAAAAGGACTATTTAATATAGCTGGAACTAAATCTCCAGGACTTACATCTGCACCTGCAATGGCAATAGATTTAGCTAAAATGATAGTAGAAAGCTTTGGTGGAGTAAAAGAAAAAGCAAACTTTATACAAAATAAAAGAATGATACACTTTATTACACTATCACCTGAAGAAAAGGCAGAAGTAATAAAGAAAGACCCTAGATATGGAAGAATTATTTGTAGATGTGAGAACATAACAGAAGGTGAAATCGTTGATGCTATCCATAGAAAATGTGGTGGAACAACATTAAATGGTATCAAAAGAAGAGTTAGACCAGGAGCTGGAAGATGTCAAGGTGGATTCTGTGGACCTCGTGTACAAGAAATTTTGGCAAGAGAACTTGGTGAAGATTTAGAAGAAATAGTTATGGAACAAAAAAATTCTTACATCTTAACAGGAAAGACTAAATAG
- the glpK gene encoding glycerol kinase GlpK, translated as MKYIVALDQGTTSSRAILFDESQNIVGVAQKEFTQIYPNEGWVEHDPMEIWASQSGVLSEVIARAGISQHDIIALGITNQRETTIVWDKNTGKPVYNAIVWQCRRTAKICDELKKIEGFSDYIKDNTGLLVDAYFSGTKIKWILDNVEGAREKAEKGELLFGTVDTWLIWKLTNGKVHATDYTNASRTMLYNIKELKWDEKILETLNIPKSMLPEVKDSSGTFGYANLGGKGGHRVPIAGVAGDQQSALFGQACFEEGESKNTYGTGCFLLMNTGEKFVKSNNGLITTIAIGLNGKVQYALEGSVFVGGASVQWLRDELKLISESRDTEYFARKVKDNGGVYVVPAFVGLGAPYWDMYARGAILGLTRGANKNHIIRATLESIAYQTKDVLKAMEEDSGIKLNGLKVDGGAAANNFLMEFQADILGEVVKRPTVLETTALGAAYLAGLAVGFWESKEEIRQKWVLDKEFTPNMSEEERSKKYTGWLKAVERSKNWEE; from the coding sequence ATGAAGTACATTGTAGCATTAGACCAAGGAACAACAAGTTCAAGAGCAATTTTATTTGATGAAAGTCAAAATATTGTTGGAGTTGCACAAAAGGAATTTACACAAATTTATCCTAATGAAGGTTGGGTAGAACATGACCCCATGGAAATATGGGCTAGCCAAAGTGGAGTTTTAAGTGAAGTAATTGCAAGAGCGGGAATAAGTCAACATGACATCATAGCTTTAGGAATCACTAACCAAAGAGAAACTACAATAGTTTGGGATAAAAATACAGGAAAACCTGTTTACAATGCAATAGTTTGGCAATGTAGAAGAACTGCAAAAATTTGTGATGAGTTAAAGAAAATAGAAGGTTTCAGTGATTATATAAAAGATAATACTGGGCTTCTAGTTGATGCTTATTTCTCAGGTACTAAAATTAAATGGATTTTAGATAATGTTGAAGGTGCAAGAGAAAAAGCTGAAAAAGGCGAATTATTATTTGGAACTGTTGATACTTGGCTAATTTGGAAATTAACAAATGGTAAAGTACATGCAACAGATTACACTAATGCTTCAAGAACTATGCTTTATAATATAAAAGAATTAAAATGGGATGAAAAAATCCTTGAAACATTGAATATTCCTAAATCAATGCTTCCTGAAGTAAAAGACTCAAGTGGAACTTTTGGATATGCTAACTTAGGTGGAAAAGGTGGACATAGAGTTCCTATAGCTGGAGTTGCTGGAGACCAACAATCAGCTCTATTTGGACAAGCTTGTTTTGAAGAAGGAGAATCTAAAAATACTTATGGAACAGGTTGCTTCTTACTTATGAATACAGGAGAAAAATTTGTAAAGAGTAATAATGGACTGATCACAACTATTGCAATAGGTCTTAATGGTAAAGTTCAATATGCACTTGAAGGAAGTGTCTTTGTAGGTGGAGCTAGTGTTCAATGGTTGAGAGATGAATTAAAATTAATCTCTGAATCAAGAGATACTGAATACTTTGCAAGAAAAGTTAAAGATAATGGTGGAGTTTATGTAGTTCCTGCTTTCGTTGGACTAGGAGCACCTTATTGGGATATGTATGCAAGAGGAGCTATCTTAGGACTAACTCGTGGAGCAAATAAAAACCATATTATAAGAGCAACTTTGGAATCTATAGCTTACCAAACTAAAGATGTTTTAAAAGCTATGGAAGAAGATTCTGGAATCAAATTAAATGGACTTAAAGTTGATGGAGGAGCTGCTGCTAACAACTTCTTAATGGAATTCCAAGCTGATATTCTAGGTGAAGTTGTAAAAAGACCTACTGTTTTAGAAACAACTGCACTAGGAGCTGCTTATCTTGCTGGACTTGCAGTTGGTTTCTGGGAAAGTAAAGAAGAAATCAGACAAAAATGGGTACTTGATAAAGAATTTACTCCTAATATGTCTGAAGAAGAAAGAAGTAAAAAGTATACTGGTTGGTTAAAAGCTGTTGAAAGAAGTAAAAACTGGGAAGAATAA
- a CDS encoding serine dehydratase subunit alpha family protein — METKIEKVLKILEEEIVAAEGCTEPIALSYAAAKARRILGTVPNKVDVFLSGNIIKNVKSVTIPNSEGMVGIEAAIAMGLIAGDDKKELMVISDVTSEQVKEVKEFLDKGIIKTHVHPGDIKLYIRLEISNDEDNVVLEIKHTHTNVTQILKNGKVLLSQVCNDGDFNSSLTDRKVLSVKFIYDLAKTIDIDLIRPIFQKVVNYNSAIAEEGLKGKYGVNIGKMILDNIEKGIYGNDVRNKAASYASAGSDARMSGCALPVMTTSGSGNQGMTASLPIIKFAAEKNLSEEELIRGLFVSHLITIHVKTNVGRLSAYCGAICAAAGVAASLTYLHGGSYEMVCAAITNILGNLSGVICDGAKASCAMKISSGVYSAFDATMLALNKDVLKSGDGIVGVDIEETIRNVGELAQSGMKGTDETILDIMTK, encoded by the coding sequence ATGGAAACTAAAATAGAAAAAGTTCTTAAAATTTTAGAAGAAGAAATAGTAGCAGCAGAAGGTTGTACAGAGCCAATAGCCTTATCATATGCGGCTGCAAAAGCAAGAAGAATTTTAGGGACTGTTCCCAATAAAGTTGATGTTTTCCTATCAGGGAACATAATAAAGAATGTAAAAAGTGTTACTATTCCTAATAGTGAAGGTATGGTAGGTATAGAAGCGGCCATTGCAATGGGATTGATAGCTGGAGATGACAAAAAAGAGCTTATGGTTATAAGTGATGTAACATCTGAGCAAGTGAAGGAAGTAAAGGAATTTTTAGATAAAGGGATTATAAAAACTCATGTTCATCCAGGAGATATAAAATTATATATAAGACTAGAAATTTCAAATGATGAAGATAATGTAGTTTTAGAAATAAAACATACACATACTAATGTAACTCAAATTTTAAAAAATGGTAAAGTTTTACTAAGTCAAGTTTGTAACGATGGAGACTTTAACTCATCTCTTACTGATAGAAAAGTTTTAAGTGTTAAATTTATCTATGATTTAGCAAAAACAATAGATATTGATTTGATAAGACCAATTTTCCAAAAAGTAGTTAACTATAACTCAGCCATAGCTGAAGAAGGACTAAAGGGGAAATATGGAGTGAATATTGGAAAAATGATACTTGATAATATAGAAAAAGGTATCTATGGTAACGATGTGAGAAACAAGGCGGCTAGCTATGCCAGTGCTGGTAGCGATGCAAGAATGAGTGGTTGTGCTTTACCTGTTATGACAACAAGTGGAAGTGGAAATCAAGGTATGACAGCTTCTTTACCAATAATAAAGTTTGCGGCTGAAAAAAATCTATCAGAAGAAGAATTAATTAGAGGACTATTTGTATCACACCTTATAACTATACATGTTAAAACAAATGTAGGTAGACTTTCTGCATACTGTGGAGCTATTTGTGCTGCTGCTGGAGTTGCTGCATCTCTTACATACTTACATGGTGGAAGTTATGAAATGGTTTGTGCAGCAATAACTAATATCTTAGGTAATCTTTCAGGAGTTATCTGTGATGGAGCTAAGGCTTCATGTGCTATGAAAATATCTTCAGGAGTCTATTCAGCCTTTGATGCAACTATGCTTGCATTAAATAAAGATGTATTAAAATCTGGTGATGGAATAGTTGGAGTGGACATAGAAGAAACTATAAGAAATGTAGGGGAACTTGCTCAATCAGGAATGAAGGGGACAGATGAAACTATATTGGATATAATGACTAAATAA
- a CDS encoding MIP/aquaporin family protein codes for MSNMSMYIGEFVGTTLLLLLGNGVNMTCSLKHSYGKGAGWIVTTFGWGFAVMIPAYITGWVSGAHMNPALTIALAVTGKFPGNLVLGYIVAQMLGGIFGATLAYLVYKVQMDEEPEAGVKLGVFSTGPSIDAPIWNIITEVIATALLLIGVLAIGYGEVGIQPGNGALFVGLLIVVLGMATGGATGYALNPARDLGPRIAHAILPIKGKGGSNWKYSWIPVVGPTIGAILGAVVFDAFLAAVL; via the coding sequence ATGAGTAATATGAGCATGTACATTGGAGAATTTGTAGGAACAACTTTATTGTTATTGTTAGGAAATGGAGTTAATATGACTTGCAGCTTGAAACACAGCTATGGTAAAGGTGCAGGTTGGATAGTAACTACTTTTGGTTGGGGATTTGCTGTTATGATACCAGCCTATATTACAGGTTGGGTATCTGGAGCACATATGAATCCAGCTTTAACTATTGCCCTAGCAGTAACAGGTAAATTCCCTGGTAATTTAGTTTTAGGTTATATTGTTGCACAAATGTTAGGTGGAATTTTTGGTGCAACTTTGGCTTATCTTGTTTACAAAGTTCAAATGGATGAAGAACCAGAAGCAGGAGTAAAACTTGGTGTTTTCTCAACAGGACCTTCTATCGATGCTCCTATATGGAATATCATTACTGAAGTTATTGCTACTGCACTACTATTAATAGGAGTATTAGCTATAGGTTATGGAGAAGTTGGAATTCAACCTGGTAATGGAGCTTTATTTGTTGGCCTTCTAATTGTTGTTCTAGGCATGGCAACAGGAGGAGCAACAGGATATGCTCTTAACCCTGCAAGAGACTTAGGCCCAAGAATAGCTCATGCTATCCTTCCTATAAAAGGTAAAGGAGGATCTAACTGGAAATATTCTTGGATACCAGTTGTAGGACCAACTATAGGTGCAATTTTAGGTGCTGTTGTATTCGATGCATTCTTAGCAGCAGTTTTATAA
- the dhaK gene encoding dihydroxyacetone kinase subunit DhaK, producing MKKLINDKNNIVEEVVEGMIKAFPDKLSRVENEPIIIRKNKKVDKVALISGGGSGHEPAHAGFVGHGMLDAAVCGEIFTSPGADKVYNAIKSVDGGKGVLLIIKNYSGDIMNFEMAGEMAQAEGINVKQVVVDDDIAVENSTCTVGRRGIAGTIFVHKILGAAAEKGYDLDKLVELGNKVVKNLKTMGMSLKACTVFTTGKESFEIADDEVEIGLGIHGEPGTHREKMATANEFTEKLFEKIYAESNPQKGDRFAVLVNGLGETTLIELFIINNHLQDLLKAKGIEVAKTLVGNYMTSLDMGGFSITLLKLDNEMEELLKAEEDTIAF from the coding sequence ATGAAAAAACTAATAAATGATAAAAATAATATTGTCGAAGAAGTAGTAGAAGGAATGATAAAAGCATTTCCTGACAAACTTTCAAGAGTTGAAAATGAACCAATAATAATAAGAAAAAATAAAAAAGTGGATAAAGTTGCTCTTATAAGTGGAGGAGGAAGTGGACATGAACCTGCTCATGCTGGTTTTGTTGGACATGGAATGTTAGATGCTGCTGTTTGTGGTGAAATATTTACATCTCCTGGTGCTGATAAAGTTTACAATGCTATTAAGTCTGTAGATGGAGGAAAAGGAGTTCTTCTTATAATTAAAAACTACAGTGGGGATATAATGAACTTTGAAATGGCTGGAGAAATGGCTCAAGCTGAAGGAATAAATGTAAAACAAGTTGTAGTTGATGATGATATTGCAGTTGAAAACAGTACTTGCACAGTTGGAAGAAGAGGAATCGCTGGAACTATTTTTGTTCATAAAATTTTGGGAGCTGCTGCTGAAAAGGGATATGACTTAGATAAATTAGTTGAACTTGGAAATAAAGTTGTTAAAAATTTAAAAACTATGGGTATGTCTTTAAAGGCTTGTACAGTTTTCACAACAGGTAAAGAAAGCTTTGAAATAGCTGATGATGAAGTTGAAATAGGTCTAGGAATACATGGAGAACCTGGAACTCATCGTGAAAAAATGGCAACAGCTAATGAATTTACTGAAAAATTATTTGAAAAAATCTATGCTGAATCTAATCCACAAAAAGGAGATAGATTTGCAGTTCTAGTAAATGGACTTGGAGAAACTACTCTTATTGAATTATTTATCATAAATAATCATCTTCAAGATTTATTAAAAGCTAAAGGAATTGAAGTTGCAAAAACTTTAGTAGGTAACTATATGACTTCACTTGATATGGGAGGATTCTCTATAACTTTATTAAAACTTGACAATGAAATGGAAGAACTTTTAAAAGCTGAAGAAGATACAATAGCATTCTAA
- the dhaL gene encoding dihydroxyacetone kinase subunit DhaL, with product MFLEIIEKISDEIIKNEDYLTELDREIGDGDHGVNLARGFTEIKNQLANFKTLAVSDVFTKMGMILLTKVGGASGAIYGTAFMSSGTFLKGKTDFDNQAFLGTLNAMIEGIQKRGKAVLGEKTMLDTIIPTYNFLEKSFNDGKSLKDIKSEVIEVAKNSMEVTKDIVATKGRASYLGERSVGHIDPGAMSSYLMIKVVCENL from the coding sequence ATGTTTTTAGAAATTATTGAAAAGATATCTGATGAGATAATAAAAAATGAAGACTATCTTACAGAATTAGATAGAGAAATTGGAGATGGTGACCACGGAGTTAACTTAGCAAGAGGTTTTACAGAAATTAAAAATCAACTAGCTAATTTTAAAACTTTAGCTGTGTCTGATGTATTTACAAAAATGGGTATGATTTTACTTACAAAAGTTGGAGGAGCTTCTGGAGCAATATATGGAACAGCTTTTATGAGCTCAGGAACATTTTTAAAAGGAAAAACAGACTTTGATAATCAAGCTTTTTTAGGAACTTTAAATGCAATGATAGAAGGAATTCAAAAAAGAGGAAAGGCCGTTTTAGGAGAAAAAACAATGCTTGACACTATAATTCCTACTTATAATTTCTTAGAAAAATCTTTTAATGATGGAAAATCTTTAAAAGATATTAAGAGTGAAGTTATAGAAGTTGCTAAAAATTCTATGGAAGTTACAAAAGATATTGTTGCTACTAAAGGTAGAGCATCTTATTTAGGTGAAAGAAGTGTAGGACATATAGATCCTGGAGCTATGTCTTCTTATTTAATGATAAAAGTTGTTTGTGAAAATCTATAG